A genomic segment from Polyangium mundeleinium encodes:
- a CDS encoding DNA-methyltransferase, with translation MNLLAHGDAADVCGALPPDVSFDLVYLDPPYGVGTSMTARTALGQTRGKKQASGGPVAYEDRYDPESLVTMLLPRLEVIRGRMSRGATIYVHLDHRTVHEVKVACDRLFGRGAFLGEVIWTPGNGSRGARGFTVTHQTLLLYVRDPRERREVVYNASDPILREPYAATSLTMHFRHRDEAGRLYRERVVNGRTYRYYADEGRRLGSVWTDVPAMVANTPLRVEGTGYPTQKPERLLERIIRASSREDATVADLMCGSGTTLVAAAKLGRRFVGGDVSHLAVDLSARRLTSEKIPFVRVGDVSFA, from the coding sequence ATGAACCTCCTCGCGCACGGCGACGCGGCCGACGTCTGCGGCGCGCTCCCGCCGGATGTCTCCTTCGACCTCGTCTACCTCGATCCTCCGTACGGCGTGGGCACGTCGATGACGGCGCGCACGGCGCTCGGACAAACCCGGGGCAAGAAACAAGCGTCGGGGGGCCCGGTGGCGTACGAGGATCGCTACGATCCGGAGAGCCTCGTGACGATGCTCCTGCCGCGGCTCGAGGTGATCCGCGGCAGGATGAGCCGGGGCGCCACGATCTACGTGCACCTCGATCATCGCACCGTGCACGAGGTGAAGGTCGCGTGTGATCGCCTCTTCGGCCGGGGCGCGTTCCTCGGCGAGGTCATCTGGACGCCTGGCAACGGCAGCCGCGGCGCGCGTGGGTTCACGGTCACGCACCAGACGCTTTTGCTGTACGTCCGGGATCCACGGGAGCGCCGGGAGGTCGTCTACAATGCGAGCGACCCGATCCTGCGCGAGCCGTACGCGGCGACGAGCCTGACGATGCACTTCCGGCATCGGGACGAGGCGGGCCGCCTGTACCGCGAGCGAGTGGTGAATGGCCGGACGTACCGGTACTACGCGGACGAGGGTCGGCGGCTCGGCAGTGTTTGGACCGATGTGCCGGCGATGGTGGCGAATACGCCGCTACGCGTCGAAGGCACGGGGTACCCGACGCAGAAGCCGGAGCGGCTGCTGGAGCGCATCATCCGGGCGTCGAGCCGGGAGGACGCGACGGTGGCGGACCTCATGTGTGGAAGCGGGACCACACTCGTGGCGGCGGCGAAGCTGGGTCGTCGGTTCGTGGGGGGTGACGTAAGTCACCTGGCGGTAGATCTTTCTGCGAGACGCCTCACCTCAGAAAAGATTCCGTTTGTCCGCGTGGGCGATGTATCGTTCGCCTGA
- a CDS encoding helix-turn-helix domain-containing protein has protein sequence MSRTTDILREALRSAGLSIDDLARWTRIDLDILRDAEAGRTRLTAAQLDRVACAFGLRLDDLLEGQVGSAPMTLLLRSAAHADRALDIRSVLTTEIDQALGEFQRVVRDIADVENLLGRAPPTLPTIPDRPNPQKLHTGDHRARMVRDYLGLGLSPIRSMRKIVESLGVAIVWVSEDQVDRSVEGACTRVPRPTILVNVIEEGRRPWRARITMAHELGHVLFDLTEPMRQVLVSPHKYALPPPWLDEIERNANAFAACLLAPTDGVRMLVGRIDPTSEDAICVVGEHFGVGRTVAINRLQVVFNLTDVQRASMEYGRQPRYYNADFNADAAPGELGLRGEPFRSLVAAGVESGKLTPYRARSILGIAQTEPLPFAYLPAEMTAPSVSAEQQMLRAASVYLARTYPDAGLVPGEATRDGTAWIVTVFDGGVGAIERAPRGKLVFSEQAKLIVDAVSPALTP, from the coding sequence GTGAGCCGGACCACGGACATCCTCCGAGAAGCCCTCCGTTCCGCCGGTCTTTCCATCGATGACCTGGCGAGATGGACCCGGATCGACCTTGACATTCTTCGCGATGCTGAGGCAGGTCGGACGCGACTGACGGCTGCGCAGCTCGATCGGGTAGCGTGCGCGTTCGGCCTTCGGCTCGATGATCTCCTCGAAGGCCAGGTCGGCTCCGCGCCGATGACGCTCCTCCTGCGCAGCGCAGCGCACGCGGATCGGGCACTCGACATCCGTAGCGTGCTCACCACCGAGATCGACCAGGCGCTCGGGGAGTTCCAGCGGGTCGTACGCGACATCGCCGATGTCGAGAATCTGCTCGGACGCGCGCCCCCCACCCTCCCCACGATTCCCGATCGACCCAATCCTCAGAAACTCCATACCGGCGATCATCGAGCCCGCATGGTGCGTGACTACCTGGGTTTGGGGTTGTCGCCGATCCGATCGATGCGAAAAATCGTGGAATCGCTGGGGGTGGCGATCGTGTGGGTGTCGGAGGACCAGGTCGACAGGAGCGTAGAGGGAGCTTGTACACGCGTCCCACGCCCCACGATCCTCGTCAATGTCATCGAGGAAGGGAGACGCCCGTGGAGAGCTCGCATCACCATGGCCCATGAGCTCGGTCATGTCCTCTTCGACCTGACGGAGCCCATGCGTCAGGTGCTCGTCAGTCCGCACAAATATGCTCTTCCACCACCGTGGCTCGACGAAATCGAACGAAACGCAAATGCCTTCGCGGCATGCCTGCTCGCGCCCACGGATGGCGTAAGAATGCTGGTAGGGCGTATCGACCCAACCTCGGAGGATGCCATTTGCGTTGTCGGCGAGCACTTTGGCGTGGGTCGAACGGTCGCCATCAACCGATTGCAAGTCGTATTCAACTTGACCGATGTCCAGCGCGCCTCGATGGAATACGGCAGACAACCGCGTTATTACAATGCCGACTTCAATGCGGATGCTGCGCCGGGTGAGCTTGGTCTGCGCGGCGAGCCCTTCCGTTCGCTGGTGGCCGCGGGCGTGGAGAGCGGAAAACTAACGCCGTATCGCGCTCGATCCATCCTCGGCATTGCCCAGACGGAGCCGCTGCCGTTCGCCTATTTGCCCGCGGAGATGACAGCACCGTCGGTGTCTGCCGAGCAGCAGATGCTCCGCGCCGCGTCCGTCTATCTGGCCCGGACCTATCCCGATGCGGGGCTGGTTCCTGGAGAAGCCACGAGGGACGGCACCGCATGGATCGTGACGGTGTTCGATGGCGGGGTCGGAGCCATCGAGCGCGCGCCTCGCGGAAAGCTCGTGTTCTCCGAGCAAGCAAAGCTCATCGTGGATGCGGTGTCGCCAGCGCTCACGCCATGA
- a CDS encoding penicillin-insensitive murein endopeptidase has protein sequence MRPRASILVLCAALVLLLVGCMGTPTPLAPGLSGSVGLPHAGVLTGATALPERGTGYRLLRNTSARYGTPRLVETVKRAAREVAGFRPGAPLLVGDLSNRQGGFRNGHRSHRTGRDVDLLLYCTTPDGRSIPSPGFVRFGADGLAETEDKRLPFVRFDTERNWQLVKALVSSPEADVEWLFLARWLEALLIEHARARGEDPELVWRAENVLLQPKDSAPHDDHIHLRVACTPAEAVAGCEGRGPAWPWLPAPLALEPWSDTEALAALLDDLLPGKPEAATGTR, from the coding sequence ATGCGTCCTCGCGCTTCGATCCTCGTCCTTTGTGCCGCGCTCGTGCTCCTGCTCGTCGGGTGCATGGGCACGCCGACACCCCTCGCGCCGGGTTTGTCCGGGTCCGTGGGTTTGCCCCACGCGGGCGTGCTCACGGGCGCGACAGCGCTGCCCGAGCGTGGCACCGGGTATCGGCTGCTGCGCAACACGAGCGCTCGGTACGGCACGCCGCGCCTCGTCGAGACGGTCAAGCGCGCCGCCCGCGAGGTCGCAGGCTTCCGCCCCGGCGCGCCGCTGCTCGTCGGGGATCTCTCGAACCGCCAGGGCGGCTTCCGCAACGGTCATCGCTCGCATCGCACGGGCCGCGACGTGGACTTGCTGCTCTACTGCACGACGCCCGACGGCCGCTCCATCCCGAGCCCTGGGTTCGTCCGGTTCGGGGCGGACGGCCTCGCGGAGACCGAGGACAAGCGCCTGCCCTTCGTCCGCTTCGACACCGAGCGCAACTGGCAGCTCGTGAAGGCGCTCGTCAGCTCGCCCGAGGCCGACGTCGAGTGGCTCTTCCTCGCGCGCTGGCTCGAAGCGCTCCTCATCGAGCATGCGCGGGCGCGGGGCGAGGATCCGGAGCTCGTCTGGCGCGCGGAGAACGTCTTGCTCCAGCCGAAGGACAGCGCGCCGCACGACGATCACATCCACCTGCGCGTGGCGTGCACGCCGGCCGAGGCCGTTGCGGGCTGCGAGGGCCGCGGACCTGCGTGGCCGTGGCTGCCGGCGCCCCTCGCGCTCGAACCGTGGAGCGACACGGAGGCGCTCGCGGCGCTCCTCGACGATCTCCTCCCGGGCAAGCCCGAGGCGGCGACCGGGACGCGATGA
- a CDS encoding RCC1 domain-containing protein — protein sequence MQTRVTTWMPGVVALVVVSGYGCKQVIGWEEATIWEPDAGGGGGGAGGIGGDGGGGAGGSGGVGGSGGVGGSGGVGGAPPECMGAGDCQAEMNQVAACEMGTCVYTCAAGWGDCTAAPGCETDLGTTKAHCGACGNTCAAFCKVGSCNDPVSVVGGYYHHCAVLKEGEVYCWGRNEKGEVGSDAPILTKTPVKVSLPSPGTATQVDGGGNSGGTYNARSCAILTGGSVACWGDGNGVPVKVSSLTNIKQISVGNSHTCAVDTGGKLYCWGGNSDGQVGAGDTGYKSLPVQISTNVAYVNAGGSHTCAIKNGGTLQCWGDNARGQLGINSTVDQSVPTAVSNIVSVGQVQCGQDHTCARDASDVYCWGANAFGSLGINSFEQKLSPQLVDLAGVQTIALGFGNTGTLVASSVWMWGNNSAGKLGNGNQTSQPKPVQIGLSGVTALTLASASSCALLTDGSIRCWGDNTYGQLGNGTTVSSFTPTAVVWP from the coding sequence ATGCAAACGCGAGTGACGACGTGGATGCCGGGCGTGGTGGCCCTGGTGGTGGTGAGCGGGTACGGCTGCAAGCAGGTCATCGGCTGGGAGGAGGCGACGATCTGGGAGCCGGATGCGGGAGGAGGCGGCGGCGGAGCTGGAGGGATCGGCGGAGACGGAGGCGGGGGCGCTGGCGGGAGTGGCGGGGTCGGCGGGAGCGGGGGCGTCGGTGGGAGTGGAGGGGTCGGCGGGGCGCCGCCTGAATGCATGGGTGCGGGGGACTGTCAAGCGGAAATGAACCAGGTGGCGGCCTGCGAGATGGGGACGTGCGTGTATACGTGCGCCGCGGGGTGGGGGGATTGCACGGCGGCGCCAGGGTGCGAGACGGATTTGGGGACGACGAAGGCGCATTGTGGCGCGTGTGGGAATACGTGTGCGGCGTTTTGCAAGGTGGGGAGTTGTAATGATCCGGTCAGTGTGGTGGGGGGGTACTACCATCACTGCGCGGTGTTGAAGGAAGGGGAGGTCTATTGCTGGGGGAGAAATGAAAAGGGCGAGGTAGGGTCGGATGCGCCTATCCTGACCAAAACGCCGGTCAAAGTGTCGTTGCCTTCGCCGGGGACGGCGACGCAGGTGGATGGTGGAGGAAACTCCGGCGGCACGTACAACGCACGAAGTTGCGCCATTCTTACTGGTGGCAGCGTCGCATGCTGGGGTGACGGTAATGGCGTACCAGTGAAGGTCTCGAGCCTGACGAACATCAAGCAGATCTCCGTCGGCAACTCCCACACGTGCGCAGTAGACACTGGCGGGAAACTGTATTGCTGGGGTGGAAATTCCGACGGCCAAGTTGGAGCGGGAGACACGGGGTACAAGTCTCTGCCCGTGCAGATCTCCACCAATGTCGCTTATGTTAATGCCGGGGGCTCACACACATGCGCGATTAAGAATGGGGGGACGCTCCAGTGCTGGGGGGACAACGCGCGAGGTCAGTTGGGTATCAATTCGACAGTGGATCAGTCTGTGCCCACTGCGGTGTCCAACATCGTATCCGTGGGACAAGTTCAGTGCGGTCAGGACCACACCTGTGCACGTGATGCCTCAGATGTTTATTGCTGGGGCGCCAATGCGTTTGGTTCCCTTGGTATCAATTCTTTTGAACAAAAGCTGTCGCCGCAATTGGTCGACCTTGCCGGGGTACAGACTATCGCGCTTGGGTTCGGCAACACTGGAACCCTCGTCGCCTCCTCCGTTTGGATGTGGGGCAACAACAGTGCAGGCAAGCTGGGTAATGGTAATCAAACTAGCCAGCCGAAGCCGGTACAGATTGGGCTATCGGGAGTGACGGCATTGACGCTTGCCAGCGCGTCTTCTTGTGCACTGTTGACGGATGGGTCAATCAGATGCTGGGGTGACAACACCTACGGTCAATTGGGGAATGGAACGACCGTAAGTAGTTTTACGCCGACTGCGGTCGTTTGGCCCTAG
- a CDS encoding Uma2 family endonuclease, translating into MGSPARKSKPATIEDLLAIPEEERRHEIIDGELVQKAQPSFTHAVSLVALGGAIREQYGRRRGPQRPGGWWIATDADIQFADDQIYRPDLVGWRRDRVPEAPQEWPVRVRPDWVCEVLSPSNVSNDVVKKLRNYHRYEIPHYWILDPMGKTLLVFRWAEPAFLAVRAAERGERVRAEPFEAVELDISELFGEVEDEPTDA; encoded by the coding sequence ATGGGGTCTCCTGCGCGGAAGAGCAAGCCGGCGACGATCGAGGACCTGCTTGCGATCCCCGAGGAAGAGCGGCGGCACGAGATCATCGACGGAGAGCTCGTGCAGAAGGCGCAGCCGAGCTTCACGCATGCGGTGTCGCTCGTCGCGCTCGGCGGAGCGATCCGCGAGCAGTACGGTCGACGACGCGGCCCGCAGCGCCCCGGCGGATGGTGGATCGCCACCGACGCGGACATCCAATTCGCGGATGACCAGATTTATCGGCCCGATCTCGTCGGCTGGCGTCGCGACCGTGTCCCCGAGGCGCCCCAAGAATGGCCCGTCCGCGTTCGCCCGGATTGGGTGTGCGAGGTGCTGTCGCCGAGCAATGTCTCGAACGACGTGGTCAAGAAGCTCCGGAACTACCACCGGTACGAGATCCCGCATTACTGGATCCTTGATCCGATGGGGAAGACGCTGCTCGTCTTCCGCTGGGCTGAACCAGCCTTTCTCGCCGTGAGAGCTGCCGAGCGCGGCGAACGCGTCCGCGCCGAACCCTTCGAGGCCGTCGAGCTCGACATCAGCGAGCTCTTCGGCGAGGTCGAGGACGAGCCGACCGATGCCTAG
- a CDS encoding sigma-70 family RNA polymerase sigma factor codes for MGDSIQRTPSRPRHKPRVEVLYELFLAEVRDRLGSLGLQGDDLEELVQIVFTVANRRTAVIPRNDEAARRWLMEVCRKQVSNFRKLYRHAYEVLDPEAVADAVAQPEDPEQYHATIALVQAAARLMPEDEREILLRHDVEGESLHEIAKWLGLKKSGAHVRVKQARARFVEKLALIEAQRRGRRRKRGFALAWFMGLFVELWRWILEKRAQWKRLP; via the coding sequence GTGGGAGACTCTATCCAGCGCACGCCATCGCGCCCCAGACACAAGCCCCGCGTCGAGGTCCTTTACGAACTGTTCCTGGCGGAGGTGCGTGATCGCCTCGGAAGCCTGGGACTGCAGGGCGACGACCTCGAAGAGCTCGTTCAGATCGTCTTTACCGTCGCCAACCGACGGACCGCGGTGATCCCGCGGAACGATGAGGCAGCGAGACGCTGGCTCATGGAGGTTTGTCGGAAACAGGTTTCGAATTTCAGGAAGCTCTACCGGCACGCTTACGAGGTGCTCGACCCGGAGGCGGTCGCCGACGCCGTCGCGCAGCCGGAGGACCCGGAGCAGTACCATGCGACGATCGCGCTCGTGCAGGCGGCCGCCCGGCTCATGCCCGAGGACGAGCGGGAAATCCTGCTCCGCCACGACGTGGAGGGCGAGTCCCTGCACGAGATCGCGAAGTGGCTGGGGCTCAAGAAGAGCGGCGCGCACGTGCGGGTGAAGCAGGCCCGGGCGCGCTTCGTGGAGAAGCTCGCCCTGATCGAGGCGCAGCGGAGGGGCCGGCGCCGGAAGCGCGGGTTCGCCCTCGCGTGGTTCATGGGGCTCTTCGTGGAGCTGTGGCGCTGGATCCTGGAGAAGCGCGCGCAGTGGAAGAGGCTCCCCTAG
- a CDS encoding DUF3160 domain-containing protein encodes MMLSCRRLLAPLLVLALPLGAACRPAATDQASAHAKRTAPPASATAPASAASAAVPAPRPSMRDLLDSLADDMACALPVGTPPTPALAGAKPFQPIEASCGNLDCDAVEKTPKGADACFLSNEAIRRVEPKARAGSLERKPASAAWDGVTKPRFLDRIDAHVHLTDVEHARLRKNGFVVLDRLPYADYANAFHDVFQEELPLYVGPDPILHAVFRATEASLGRIERTRLQPALESMLKKLRKALAASGASLDETTRKDLDVYLAVAAAYVLPEQEGNTQVSLFDQEEQVEALLAAEHNRQRTPVELFGRTRMIDFSQFEPRGHYAETFYDLTKAMMWEPRSYFAAVMWLSRLEWNLVSRGSRSSHPDASPDPRETPREARAALALAELVQKSGALAEIGLFEEVYSAFAGRREDVSVPDLLRLMQKGGFSPKDPAAPEKLRLAIGDGFRRTARIHFMPEGVTNLPVISTLLGPRIVPDIAPLSRLVHDAVPGRSNLGAADVAYLLGHDRAATYLKNDLDRFPALRGALDTGRAELAAGAEKGRDVQASFLRAILALRKDPEGARPSFMGKDAYADLRLGSALVGYAQLRHTFVLLAGQGYDAYGCEIPDAYVEPLVPFYDALLAHVEGLRKITGGGFDGLVRVLGTLRGIARTELARGAPTKEQATWLAMVAEYIPQGGYADSGEPPKWTGWYFDMFEDREIGATRTADLVADFFTLTNAGQIAYLGADGPRLGVFVVDAGGEPRAMVGPVARGYEIHAPIEKRLDDTAARTHLDKRAPWRESFAPAPVPDPAIGLSGRTVSCARDGKLEERLVLASDRKLGPVTVTLLDHHGDPLAPGLTLDIGEGFSVYPFTFPEVPWRPSTRGTYDDPPHHRRGSQRSPVEALEVRIEDLSRASAGKGAYTLFTSPSVFNGKAFSDELPTRLQGTAFSLGAP; translated from the coding sequence ATGATGCTGTCATGCCGTCGCTTGCTCGCCCCGCTCCTCGTCCTCGCTCTGCCCCTCGGCGCAGCCTGTCGCCCCGCGGCCACGGATCAAGCCAGCGCACACGCCAAACGCACTGCACCCCCTGCCTCCGCGACCGCCCCCGCGAGCGCGGCGAGCGCGGCCGTCCCGGCGCCGCGCCCGTCCATGCGCGACCTGCTCGACTCCCTCGCCGACGACATGGCCTGCGCCCTGCCCGTCGGGACGCCGCCGACGCCCGCCCTCGCCGGGGCGAAGCCCTTTCAGCCGATCGAAGCGTCTTGCGGGAACCTCGACTGCGACGCCGTCGAGAAGACGCCGAAGGGCGCGGACGCGTGCTTCCTCTCGAACGAGGCGATCCGACGCGTCGAGCCGAAGGCCCGCGCCGGGAGCCTCGAACGCAAGCCCGCCTCTGCGGCGTGGGACGGCGTGACGAAGCCTCGCTTCCTCGACCGCATCGACGCGCACGTCCACCTCACGGACGTCGAGCACGCGCGGTTACGCAAGAACGGGTTCGTCGTGCTCGACCGGCTCCCGTATGCCGATTACGCGAACGCGTTCCACGACGTCTTCCAGGAGGAGCTGCCGCTCTACGTGGGGCCGGATCCGATCCTGCACGCCGTCTTCCGCGCCACCGAGGCCTCGCTCGGCCGGATCGAACGCACGCGGCTGCAGCCCGCGCTCGAGTCGATGCTGAAGAAGCTGCGCAAGGCCCTCGCGGCGAGCGGCGCGTCGCTCGACGAGACCACGCGGAAGGACCTCGACGTCTACCTCGCGGTCGCCGCGGCGTACGTCCTTCCGGAACAGGAGGGCAACACCCAGGTCTCGTTGTTCGACCAGGAAGAACAAGTCGAAGCGCTGCTGGCGGCGGAGCACAACAGGCAACGCACGCCCGTCGAGCTCTTCGGCCGCACGCGCATGATCGACTTCTCCCAGTTCGAGCCGCGCGGCCACTACGCCGAAACGTTCTACGACCTCACGAAAGCGATGATGTGGGAGCCACGTTCGTACTTCGCCGCGGTCATGTGGCTCTCGCGCCTCGAGTGGAACCTCGTCTCGCGCGGCTCGCGGAGCTCCCACCCCGACGCCTCGCCCGACCCGCGCGAGACGCCGCGCGAGGCCCGCGCCGCACTCGCGCTGGCCGAGCTCGTGCAGAAGAGCGGCGCGCTCGCCGAGATCGGGCTCTTCGAGGAGGTGTACAGCGCGTTCGCCGGCCGGCGCGAGGACGTGAGCGTGCCGGATCTCCTGCGGCTCATGCAGAAGGGCGGCTTCTCCCCGAAGGACCCGGCCGCCCCGGAAAAACTGCGCCTCGCGATCGGCGACGGCTTCCGCCGGACCGCGCGGATCCACTTCATGCCCGAGGGCGTGACGAACCTGCCCGTGATCAGCACGCTGCTCGGCCCTCGCATCGTGCCGGACATCGCGCCGCTCAGCCGCCTCGTCCACGACGCCGTCCCAGGCCGCTCCAACCTCGGCGCGGCCGACGTCGCGTATCTCCTCGGGCACGATCGCGCCGCGACGTACCTGAAGAACGACCTCGACCGCTTCCCCGCGCTGCGCGGCGCGCTCGACACGGGCCGCGCGGAGCTCGCCGCGGGCGCCGAGAAGGGCCGCGACGTCCAGGCGAGCTTTCTCCGCGCGATCCTCGCCTTGCGCAAGGATCCCGAGGGCGCGCGCCCCTCGTTCATGGGCAAGGACGCCTATGCCGATCTGCGGCTGGGCTCCGCGCTCGTCGGGTACGCCCAGCTCCGGCACACGTTCGTGCTGCTCGCGGGCCAGGGGTACGACGCGTACGGCTGCGAGATCCCCGACGCGTACGTCGAGCCGCTCGTGCCCTTCTACGACGCGCTCCTCGCCCACGTGGAGGGCCTGCGCAAGATCACGGGCGGCGGCTTCGACGGCCTCGTCCGTGTGCTCGGCACGCTCCGCGGCATCGCCCGCACCGAGCTCGCCCGCGGCGCGCCCACGAAGGAGCAAGCCACCTGGCTCGCGATGGTGGCCGAGTACATCCCCCAGGGCGGCTACGCCGACAGCGGCGAGCCGCCCAAGTGGACCGGCTGGTACTTCGACATGTTCGAGGACCGCGAGATCGGCGCGACACGCACGGCCGACCTCGTCGCCGACTTCTTCACGCTGACGAACGCCGGGCAGATCGCCTACCTCGGCGCCGACGGCCCGCGGCTCGGCGTGTTCGTCGTCGACGCGGGCGGCGAGCCCCGCGCCATGGTCGGGCCCGTCGCGCGGGGCTACGAGATCCACGCGCCGATCGAGAAGCGGCTCGACGACACGGCGGCCCGGACCCACCTGGACAAACGGGCGCCGTGGCGAGAGAGCTTCGCCCCCGCGCCCGTCCCCGACCCCGCGATCGGGCTTTCCGGCAGGACCGTCTCTTGCGCGCGCGACGGCAAGCTCGAGGAGCGCCTCGTGCTCGCGAGCGACCGCAAGCTCGGCCCGGTCACCGTCACCTTGCTCGACCACCACGGCGATCCCCTCGCCCCAGGGCTCACCCTGGACATCGGCGAGGGTTTTTCCGTGTACCCCTTCACCTTCCCGGAGGTCCCCTGGCGGCCGTCGACGCGCGGGACGTACGACGACCCCCCGCACCACCGACGCGGCTCCCAGCGGAGCCCGGTCGAGGCCCTCGAGGTTCGGATCGAGGATCTCTCCCGGGCTTCCGCGGGCAAGGGCGCCTACACGCTCTTCACGAGTCCGAGCGTGTTCAACGGGAAGGCCTTCAGCGACGAGCTGCCGACCCGCCTGCAGGGCACCGCGTTTTCTCTCGGGGCGCCCTAG
- a CDS encoding sensor histidine kinase has protein sequence MKFDPMRRMLSAANASVGDDETERVMARRKLEQTIGGAYLVAILAALVIGGVASFALQSVIASQDRVEDIYGAELLEVERLHGGAMEKSAQGRAYLLTGDPEMLEASYAARRAFEARLGALLARAEDPAERARLERVATAQKAHQEALARAFALYRAGGTHEDVGRVVGAEVVPKLGALDVAIGDYALFVDSRLEVARDSARSASTRASRLVVIVACGAVLLAAGLGVLLTRTMHRLYRAAEEQLALFAREERARAEAEEARRDLAETVARLSQVNEDLDAFAGRIAHDLRNLLTPIALVPPRLRRAEDKEATARIAASLERSVTRANAVLEGLLAFSRSSRPDDTSQKASVREVVAQVAEELASAAAEVRAEVTIHVEDTRVACAPELLHVVVLNLLGNALKYIAGREERRVAIHAAEAEGGFIELAVEDTGPGIPDGAKERIFEPFYRVPGVRAPGTGIGLATVRRIVTAHEGRIECVSTLGRGTTFRVWMPCAAEPKSVVAREDERAAAAGRNLGV, from the coding sequence ATGAAGTTCGATCCGATGCGGCGGATGCTCTCCGCCGCGAACGCTTCCGTGGGGGACGACGAGACCGAGCGCGTGATGGCGCGGCGCAAGCTCGAACAGACGATCGGCGGCGCGTACCTCGTCGCCATCCTCGCCGCGCTCGTCATCGGCGGCGTGGCGAGCTTCGCCCTGCAATCGGTGATCGCGAGCCAGGACCGCGTCGAGGACATCTACGGCGCGGAGCTGCTCGAAGTGGAGCGGCTGCACGGCGGCGCGATGGAGAAATCCGCGCAGGGCCGGGCCTACCTGCTCACCGGGGATCCCGAGATGCTCGAAGCGAGTTATGCCGCGCGGCGAGCGTTCGAAGCGCGGCTCGGCGCGCTGCTCGCGCGCGCGGAGGACCCGGCCGAGCGCGCGCGGCTCGAGCGCGTCGCGACCGCGCAGAAGGCGCACCAGGAGGCGCTCGCGCGGGCGTTCGCGCTGTATCGCGCGGGCGGCACGCACGAGGACGTGGGGCGCGTGGTCGGGGCCGAGGTGGTCCCCAAGCTCGGCGCGCTCGACGTGGCGATCGGCGACTACGCGCTCTTCGTGGACTCGCGCCTCGAAGTGGCCCGCGACAGCGCCCGAAGCGCCTCGACACGCGCGTCGAGGCTCGTCGTGATCGTCGCGTGTGGCGCGGTGCTGCTCGCGGCGGGCCTCGGCGTGTTGCTGACGCGCACGATGCACCGGCTCTACCGCGCAGCCGAGGAGCAACTCGCGCTCTTCGCGCGGGAGGAGCGCGCTCGCGCGGAGGCCGAAGAGGCGCGGCGGGATCTCGCGGAGACCGTCGCGCGGCTCTCGCAGGTCAACGAGGATCTCGACGCGTTCGCCGGCCGCATCGCCCACGATCTGCGCAACCTGCTCACGCCGATCGCGCTCGTGCCGCCGCGGCTCCGGCGCGCGGAGGACAAGGAGGCGACAGCGCGGATCGCGGCCTCGCTCGAACGCTCGGTGACGCGGGCGAACGCCGTGCTCGAAGGTCTGCTCGCGTTCTCGCGGTCGAGCCGCCCGGACGACACGAGCCAGAAGGCCTCGGTGCGGGAGGTCGTGGCGCAGGTCGCGGAGGAGCTCGCGTCCGCCGCCGCGGAGGTGCGCGCCGAGGTGACGATCCACGTCGAGGACACGCGTGTCGCCTGCGCGCCCGAGCTCTTGCACGTGGTCGTGCTCAACCTGCTCGGCAACGCGCTCAAGTACATCGCAGGCCGCGAGGAGCGGCGCGTCGCGATCCACGCCGCAGAGGCGGAAGGGGGCTTCATCGAGCTCGCCGTCGAGGACACGGGCCCCGGCATCCCCGACGGCGCGAAGGAACGCATCTTCGAGCCGTTCTACCGCGTCCCCGGCGTCCGCGCGCCGGGCACGGGGATCGGCCTCGCCACGGTGCGTCGTATCGTGACCGCGCACGAAGGCCGCATCGAGTGCGTGTCCACGCTCGGCCGAGGGACGACGTTCCGCGTGTGGATGCCGTGCGCGGCGGAGCCGAAGAGCGTGGTCGCGCGGGAAGACGAGCGCGCCGCGGCGGCGGGCCGGAATCTCGGGGTGTAG